The following proteins come from a genomic window of Paenibacillus spongiae:
- a CDS encoding M15 family metallopeptidase, with protein sequence MQKSLFAIITLIALLILSACGHGTIPASPPGIGNGSDDTSVDSAKTAADKIQVPEAEAAIASLLINKDHPLPEDYKPDDLVYPDVKFTFLEKIEKRMMRKPASQALEKLFAAAAKDGLPLAGVSAYRSHDRQKQLFEAYVRKDGEAKARTYSAYPGTSEHETGLAIDVTGADGKCAATGCFGGTPEAKWLAKHAYEFGFIIRYPKGKEDITGYQYEPWHLRYVGPTAANTIYSHGWTLEEHAEAILVSTPTGNE encoded by the coding sequence TTGCAAAAATCATTGTTCGCCATTATCACCTTGATCGCCCTGCTCATCTTATCCGCTTGCGGACACGGAACGATCCCCGCTTCCCCACCGGGTATCGGCAACGGTTCGGACGATACCTCCGTCGATTCCGCTAAGACGGCTGCCGATAAAATTCAGGTGCCCGAAGCAGAGGCGGCCATCGCTTCCTTGCTGATCAATAAAGACCATCCACTGCCGGAAGATTACAAGCCTGACGATCTGGTCTATCCGGACGTCAAGTTTACTTTCCTAGAGAAAATCGAGAAGCGGATGATGCGCAAACCGGCCTCGCAAGCCTTGGAGAAGCTGTTCGCCGCTGCGGCGAAAGACGGTTTGCCTCTGGCCGGCGTCTCTGCCTATCGGTCCCACGATAGGCAGAAACAGTTGTTTGAAGCATACGTCCGCAAAGACGGCGAGGCGAAAGCCCGTACCTACAGCGCGTATCCGGGAACGAGCGAGCATGAGACAGGACTTGCTATCGACGTCACTGGAGCTGATGGTAAATGTGCGGCCACGGGCTGCTTCGGCGGAACGCCAGAGGCGAAATGGCTGGCCAAGCATGCGTACGAATTCGGGTTCATCATCCGTTATCCCAAAGGAAAAGAAGACATAACCGGTTATCAATACGAACCTTGGCATTTGCGTTATGTCGGCCCAACCGCTGCCAATACCATTTATTCGCATGGATGGACGTTGGAGGAACACGCGGAGGCGATACTGGTATCCACACCCACCGGTAACGAATGA
- a CDS encoding response regulator transcription factor yields MDLKVLVVEDDLSMQKAIGMGLRKFGYAVDVASDGEQSLRLAQVNEYDAIVLDLNLPKIDGIDVLKEIRKFNQEIKVLILSARSEVEDKIAGLDVGANDYMAKPFHFKELEARLRALLRRKFILTDTRISHGDFQIDTALKQIYVRNQLIDVTKKEYGILEYLMIHKDKIISAEEIIEHVWDSQTDLFSNTFKVHINSLKKKLAVHLGDQEIVRNTRGIGYFIAGVQHESV; encoded by the coding sequence TTGGATCTGAAAGTGTTGGTTGTCGAGGATGATTTATCGATGCAAAAAGCGATCGGCATGGGGTTGAGAAAATTCGGCTACGCGGTCGATGTCGCCTCGGATGGAGAACAATCCTTGCGGCTCGCCCAGGTCAATGAATACGATGCGATCGTGCTCGATTTGAATCTGCCGAAAATAGATGGCATAGATGTTCTGAAAGAAATTCGCAAGTTCAACCAGGAAATCAAGGTGCTCATCCTATCCGCGCGTTCCGAGGTGGAGGACAAAATCGCGGGGCTCGATGTCGGTGCCAACGACTATATGGCGAAACCGTTTCACTTCAAGGAACTTGAAGCGAGGCTTCGCGCTTTACTACGCAGAAAATTCATTCTGACAGATACGCGAATCTCACATGGAGATTTTCAAATCGATACCGCGTTAAAGCAGATTTACGTTCGAAATCAACTGATCGACGTAACCAAGAAGGAATATGGCATCCTCGAGTATCTGATGATACACAAGGATAAAATCATTAGCGCAGAAGAGATTATCGAACATGTGTGGGACAGTCAAACCGATTTATTTTCCAACACCTTCAAAGTTCATATCAATTCGCTCAAGAAGAAGCTTGCCGTACACCTCGGGGATCAAGAAATCGTCAGAAACACCAGAGGGATCGGCTATTTCATCGCGGGGGTGCAGCATGAATCGGTTTAA
- a CDS encoding sensor histidine kinase produces the protein MRLTIRYKLLLSFSIVIFVGLTAMLLVSVSITERNVSRIIGKDMVDARHNLEVYTNQYFLIKNMMLDRNTLSGEADGLVKELNTAVGSAVSVYDEKGHGLSSLNVNLAPQSDDFTQALQGSDAYSIRSSGGNTTVSLSVLMHSNGDPIGIIYFEKDYSGLSGFTRQFISAVRGFAIGIFMLILLTVAWLSSRLSKPLERLSRSLEQVSLGRYEPAPPVHGNDEIGDLSRSFNRMVRQIRSQIEIIKQERDALKVTQETTKTFFDNVTHELKTPLTTIRGYSQMLHENGFTDKPFFTKGLRYIMEESSRLNEKVVQIIEYSKSSSERVSMRFEPVDMSALIRRVCDEMSVKAQKYSMEIRCRAEKGLTVQGDELRLREMLVNVIDNAVKYGGIGTFVDCSVDRDWARVRVLIADRGPGIAEEHVRRLFEPFYRVPGTKKEEERGSVGLGLAIVKSIVDSHKGEVEIASRPGGGTAVTIWIEEGGHD, from the coding sequence ATGAGACTTACGATTCGTTACAAGCTCCTGCTATCATTTTCCATTGTGATCTTCGTTGGATTGACTGCGATGTTGCTCGTTTCCGTCTCGATTACCGAGCGGAATGTGTCACGCATTATCGGAAAGGATATGGTCGATGCGAGACATAACCTGGAGGTATACACGAACCAATATTTTTTAATCAAGAATATGATGCTGGATCGGAACACGCTATCCGGCGAAGCGGATGGCCTAGTCAAGGAACTAAACACCGCTGTCGGCAGCGCGGTGTCCGTTTACGATGAGAAGGGGCATGGGCTATCTTCACTCAACGTAAACTTGGCGCCGCAGAGCGACGATTTCACCCAGGCGCTACAAGGCAGCGACGCCTATTCCATTCGCTCCTCCGGCGGTAATACGACCGTCAGTTTATCCGTACTTATGCATTCTAACGGCGATCCGATCGGCATCATTTATTTCGAGAAGGATTATTCCGGTCTTTCCGGCTTTACCCGGCAATTCATATCCGCAGTTCGCGGGTTCGCCATCGGCATCTTTATGCTTATACTGCTGACGGTGGCATGGCTGTCGAGCCGGTTATCGAAGCCTTTGGAGAGGCTATCCCGCAGCCTCGAGCAAGTATCGCTCGGCCGGTACGAGCCGGCGCCGCCGGTGCACGGCAACGACGAGATCGGGGATCTGTCCCGATCGTTCAACCGAATGGTCAGGCAAATCCGGAGCCAGATCGAGATCATCAAACAGGAACGAGATGCGCTCAAGGTGACGCAGGAAACGACCAAGACGTTCTTCGACAACGTTACCCACGAACTGAAAACTCCACTCACGACGATCCGGGGCTATTCGCAAATGCTGCACGAGAACGGATTTACGGACAAGCCGTTTTTTACGAAGGGCCTTCGCTACATTATGGAAGAGAGCAGCCGATTGAACGAGAAAGTCGTGCAGATTATCGAATACTCCAAGTCATCTTCCGAACGGGTCAGTATGCGATTTGAGCCTGTAGATATGTCGGCGCTTATACGGAGAGTGTGCGACGAGATGAGCGTCAAGGCACAAAAATACAGCATGGAAATCCGCTGCAGAGCGGAGAAAGGCCTAACGGTGCAGGGAGACGAATTAAGGTTAAGAGAGATGTTGGTCAATGTCATCGACAATGCCGTCAAATACGGAGGAATTGGCACTTTCGTCGATTGCTCGGTTGACCGCGACTGGGCTCGGGTTCGGGTCCTCATCGCCGACAGAGGGCCAGGAATCGCAGAGGAGCACGTGCGCCGATTGTTCGAACCTTTCTACCGAGTGCCTGGAACGAAGAAGGAGGAAGAACGGGGGAGCGTCGGGCTTGGGCTTGCCATCGTCAAAAGCATCGTGGACAGCCACAAGGGAGAGGTGGAAATTGCGAGTCGCCCCGGCGGAGGAACAGCTGTGACCATCTGGATAGAGGAGGGAGGGCATGACTAG
- a CDS encoding response regulator transcription factor, which translates to MPNEKIVVVEDETAIAELLVYALQKEGYRVRHAATGQEAIDLVRSFKPEMLLLDLMLPDLSGFDLCKSASRDNWGIPIIMLTAKSDTVDKILGIELGADDYIVKPFDIREVVARIRAVFRRIELVAERFSREEAAPIIVGEGIEISKQKREVKKCGEPVELKNKEFDLLLFLAENQRIVFTRAELLDKVWGFTYSGDTRTVDIHVQRIRKKLDAPDSPSCIETVFGVGYRLR; encoded by the coding sequence ATGCCGAATGAAAAAATAGTCGTCGTAGAAGATGAGACGGCCATAGCCGAACTCCTGGTCTACGCGCTGCAGAAGGAAGGATATCGCGTCAGGCATGCTGCAACCGGTCAAGAGGCGATCGATCTCGTCCGCTCATTCAAGCCGGAAATGCTGTTACTGGATCTGATGCTCCCCGACTTGAGCGGTTTCGATTTGTGCAAATCCGCATCCAGGGATAATTGGGGCATCCCCATCATCATGCTGACCGCTAAATCCGATACGGTCGACAAAATTTTAGGCATTGAATTGGGTGCCGATGACTATATAGTCAAACCCTTCGACATTCGGGAAGTCGTAGCAAGAATCAGGGCAGTTTTCCGTAGAATCGAGCTGGTGGCCGAGCGTTTCAGCAGGGAAGAGGCCGCTCCGATTATTGTCGGGGAGGGCATAGAAATTTCCAAGCAGAAGCGTGAGGTGAAGAAGTGCGGTGAGCCCGTGGAGTTGAAAAACAAAGAGTTCGATCTGCTGCTCTTCCTGGCGGAGAACCAAAGGATCGTCTTTACCCGGGCTGAGCTGCTGGACAAAGTTTGGGGCTTTACTTATTCGGGGGATACGAGGACCGTGGATATTCACGTGCAGCGCATTCGCAAAAAGCTAGACGCCCCTGATTCCCCGTCCTGTATTGAGACCGTATTCGGCGTCGGCTACAGGCTGCGTTAA
- a CDS encoding sensor histidine kinase produces the protein MNRFNHLPLRLRLTLLMALILTIASIVLMMTSIYAARQIYNQDFPEFKVEASDNIPPLVPRPPRAIVIERNNDFTAFGIISAVMVIVIGTGLTYLITGRALKPVTDLSKEIKEIGENNLFRQVSVPPSNDEVSKLSRSFNRMIHKLEKAFVAHKNFSANAAHELKTPLTAMIAHIEVLQLDNHPTLDQYKETLEDTLHNAQRLSDLVNDLLKLNAEQNVVVCETIEAKILFDNIIDELLEPIQSRNIHIENRTDNVLLCGDKRLLHRAFSNIIHNAVKYNKPSGVIIIAAAETADNTCVTIFDTGTGIPEDQIEKIFDPFYCVDKSRSRELGGSGLGLAIVKMVIEKHGGEIKVQSVADISTTIVIRLPKPENKEAC, from the coding sequence ATGAATCGGTTTAATCATCTTCCTCTGCGGCTGCGGCTGACCCTATTAATGGCGCTCATATTGACTATTGCTTCCATTGTGTTAATGATGACCTCGATCTACGCCGCACGACAGATTTATAACCAAGACTTTCCAGAGTTTAAAGTGGAAGCATCTGATAATATACCACCGCTTGTACCGCGGCCGCCAAGGGCAATCGTGATAGAGAGGAATAACGACTTTACAGCCTTCGGAATCATAAGCGCCGTAATGGTCATTGTAATCGGAACCGGTTTAACCTATCTCATTACGGGCAGAGCCTTAAAGCCTGTAACGGATTTAAGCAAGGAAATCAAGGAAATCGGCGAAAACAACTTGTTCCGGCAAGTCAGTGTGCCCCCGTCCAATGACGAGGTTTCCAAGCTAAGCCGATCTTTTAATCGCATGATCCATAAATTGGAGAAAGCGTTTGTCGCGCATAAAAATTTCTCAGCCAATGCTGCGCATGAACTTAAAACGCCGCTCACCGCCATGATTGCCCACATCGAGGTACTGCAGTTGGACAATCATCCAACGCTTGACCAATATAAGGAAACGCTGGAGGACACGCTCCATAACGCTCAGCGTCTCAGCGATTTGGTGAATGATCTGCTGAAGCTGAACGCCGAACAGAATGTCGTGGTTTGCGAGACAATCGAAGCGAAGATCTTGTTCGACAATATCATCGACGAGCTTCTCGAACCTATTCAAAGTAGAAACATTCACATCGAAAATCGTACCGACAACGTGCTGCTATGCGGCGACAAACGTTTGTTGCACAGGGCTTTTTCCAATATCATTCATAACGCGGTCAAATATAACAAGCCAAGCGGCGTCATCATCATCGCTGCTGCGGAAACTGCGGATAACACTTGTGTTACGATCTTCGATACAGGTACCGGCATACCGGAGGATCAGATCGAAAAGATATTTGATCCGTTCTATTGCGTAGACAAATCGCGCTCGAGAGAGCTTGGTGGTAGCGGACTGGGCCTTGCCATCGTGAAGATGGTCATCGAAAAGCATGGTGGGGAAATCAAAGTGCAAAGCGTGGCGGATATCTCCACAACAATCGTCATTCGGTTACCCAAACCTGAAAACAAAGAGGCCTGCTGA
- a CDS encoding transposase, which translates to MKRLIEEYERITTMLEQIEKDIEALLSEVPMAEQLRTIKGLGKIFTAAILAGTGDLRQYAHGRQVLRKAGLNLAESMSGKRKGQIVLSKRGDSALREYLYLATVQLVWNNPVFRHLHEYNVQEKKMKKQQSIFKLIGKLARILVGIVQREETFTPEKTVLNWTEAA; encoded by the coding sequence TTGAAACGGCTCATTGAAGAATATGAACGAATTACCACCATGCTTGAGCAGATTGAAAAGGACATCGAAGCTCTGCTTTCTGAGGTTCCAATGGCGGAACAACTCCGTACCATAAAGGGTCTCGGAAAGATCTTTACAGCGGCTATACTCGCTGGTACAGGAGATTTAAGGCAGTATGCGCATGGACGTCAGGTATTACGGAAGGCTGGCCTGAATTTGGCTGAAAGCATGTCTGGAAAGCGAAAAGGACAAATTGTTCTTTCGAAACGAGGCGACTCTGCCTTGCGAGAATATCTTTATCTCGCGACCGTCCAGCTCGTTTGGAATAATCCTGTCTTCCGCCATCTACATGAGTATAATGTGCAAGAAAAGAAGATGAAAAAGCAGCAATCCATATTTAAGTTAATTGGGAAGTTGGCACGAATTCTAGTTGGAATTGTTCAGCGAGAAGAAACGTTTACACCAGAGAAGACTGTCCTGAACTGGACAGAAGCAGCTTAA
- a CDS encoding outer membrane protein assembly factor BamB family protein, whose product MKELEKSDLKQKLFGGKRRILSIFLLGCLLGACLLSWFGLLDNDMPVLAGPKKVSQNPVIYLRETYASTDVNVVAYSHQTGEELWTKSSQYTHTDYLQRSNGLSYVLDGEVIYYISKCKLYSVNATTGQTIWEQDLYRNGQTFCYGKVLLDKAFNRIYVVGTVSTEAIQEIPTEPGEMPLRQLPSTSEPRLLAFQTSTGNQLWQNNTIGYSVFEGMFISMAPFVVNNGFIYTTQSPFNTTADDRKLIAISGENGAILWKDKRVDEEIQSLEAVNGVVYTLTAELSEDREHFERFTLAALQNGKAIWSRPFKTVAQSSLMIANNRIFAQSFLLQKDGSYRVQLHGYNITTGKEEVSRDLGSAGSTASSAMQTDHTSIYMTFDRQHIKAIETETGNVLWTSAHFENIGNVLVEGDKIIFLMRTKTRETFLVALDSTTGQTAWQQPLP is encoded by the coding sequence ATGAAAGAACTAGAGAAAAGCGATTTGAAACAAAAACTCTTTGGGGGCAAACGCCGGATATTAAGTATATTCTTGTTGGGATGTTTGCTAGGAGCATGCCTACTATCATGGTTTGGATTACTAGACAACGATATGCCCGTTTTAGCAGGACCAAAAAAGGTTTCTCAAAATCCAGTTATTTATCTTAGGGAGACCTATGCCTCAACTGATGTCAATGTTGTCGCATACTCCCATCAGACGGGGGAAGAGCTTTGGACGAAGAGTAGTCAATATACCCATACAGATTATTTACAACGGAGTAATGGTCTGAGTTATGTACTAGATGGAGAGGTGATCTACTACATCTCTAAATGTAAGTTATATTCCGTTAATGCTACTACTGGTCAGACAATCTGGGAGCAAGATCTCTATCGAAATGGCCAAACGTTTTGTTATGGCAAAGTACTCCTTGATAAAGCCTTCAATCGGATATATGTTGTGGGAACTGTAAGCACCGAAGCGATCCAAGAAATCCCCACGGAGCCAGGAGAAATGCCATTAAGACAATTGCCCTCAACTTCTGAACCAAGGCTTCTAGCCTTCCAAACAAGCACGGGAAATCAGCTTTGGCAGAACAATACCATTGGGTATTCTGTCTTTGAAGGCATGTTTATTAGTATGGCCCCCTTTGTGGTGAACAATGGATTCATTTATACAACCCAATCCCCTTTTAATACTACTGCTGATGATCGGAAACTTATTGCTATAAGTGGAGAAAACGGAGCGATTCTCTGGAAAGATAAACGAGTTGATGAAGAAATACAATCCCTAGAGGCTGTCAATGGAGTGGTATATACATTGACGGCAGAATTAAGCGAAGATCGGGAGCATTTTGAGCGTTTCACACTTGCAGCACTGCAAAATGGGAAGGCGATCTGGTCACGTCCTTTTAAAACAGTGGCTCAGAGTTCCCTTATGATTGCAAATAACCGGATCTTTGCTCAATCATTTTTACTACAAAAAGATGGAAGCTATCGCGTCCAATTGCATGGCTACAATATCACCACAGGCAAGGAAGAGGTTTCTCGAGATCTCGGTTCGGCTGGAAGTACGGCTTCTTCCGCGATGCAAACCGATCACACCTCTATCTATATGACTTTTGATCGACAACATATAAAAGCAATTGAAACAGAAACCGGAAATGTACTTTGGACATCAGCCCATTTTGAGAACATCGGAAATGTATTGGTGGAAGGAGACAAAATCATCTTCCTAATGAGAACGAAAACCAGAGAGACGTTTCTAGTCGCCCTTGATAGCACAACAGGGCAAACAGCTTGGCAGCAACCCTTACCTT
- a CDS encoding M20/M25/M40 family metallo-hydrolase yields MLANLKAMTVAPHPAGSKELDEVRNYILTQTRNMGLEATIDQETYTAADISTVNREQAGGQKRERIVPMNSPSGESAGNNHIGVVPENLDDLVLNNIWVKLDAPDTDRGILMMAHYDSEENALGAADDMVSVCALIEALREQARNPDLKNDLYFLFTDGEEEIALGAKAFVKSHPELQGKINLVLNFDARGNRGGLLMFETSTPNLDLLRHFQSASSHPISFSFLTGLYRKMPNGTDLTTFLDAGYPGLNFAVAGGVEHYHQPTDSFENLNRGTAYNFLQTVLEMADYGAQAQFQDSPSNRNSVFFTFLPGRLVLVSDFMAYFLSALAVLASLCWLIVQIRIGKVHLRQIVIGTGWLMGTTGAASLLSWGIVSVLTQMMQLGKTTNNDLVFLWTALASGLCALAVLIFRMRKQSLAEALAGLLSLLLLLVIGSTIFFYEISYLFTLPALGMLIVAVLDRYPIGRMIASTVLGAGIWLLYVPVCWLIYVLLMIPAIPVAVAVSVIPVSVLAAFFASQYRLSATTPLALDNEN; encoded by the coding sequence ATGCTCGCCAATCTGAAAGCCATGACAGTCGCACCTCACCCGGCCGGTTCCAAGGAGCTTGACGAGGTACGGAACTATATATTGACGCAAACTCGCAATATGGGCCTAGAAGCGACGATCGATCAGGAAACATACACCGCCGCGGACATCTCAACCGTAAATCGTGAGCAAGCGGGAGGGCAAAAGAGAGAACGAATCGTTCCAATGAATTCGCCCTCAGGGGAGTCCGCAGGTAATAATCACATCGGAGTTGTTCCTGAAAACCTTGATGATCTGGTTCTGAACAATATATGGGTGAAGCTCGATGCGCCCGATACGGACCGGGGCATCCTGATGATGGCCCACTATGACAGTGAAGAAAACGCCCTAGGCGCGGCTGACGATATGGTTTCCGTATGCGCGTTAATAGAGGCATTGCGCGAACAAGCGAGAAATCCCGATTTGAAAAATGACCTCTATTTTCTGTTTACGGATGGGGAGGAAGAAATCGCGCTGGGCGCGAAGGCCTTTGTGAAGTCGCATCCTGAGCTGCAAGGCAAAATCAATCTGGTCCTGAACTTCGATGCGCGCGGGAATCGCGGCGGACTGTTGATGTTTGAAACGTCAACACCAAACCTTGATCTGTTGCGGCATTTTCAATCCGCCAGTTCACACCCGATATCTTTTTCGTTTTTAACCGGGCTTTATCGCAAAATGCCGAACGGCACGGATTTGACCACATTTTTGGATGCTGGATATCCTGGGCTTAATTTCGCAGTAGCGGGGGGCGTGGAGCATTATCACCAGCCCACGGACAGCTTTGAGAATTTGAATCGCGGTACCGCGTATAACTTTCTGCAGACCGTCTTGGAAATGGCCGACTATGGCGCGCAAGCGCAATTTCAGGACAGCCCTTCAAACCGGAATAGCGTTTTTTTCACCTTCCTTCCCGGCCGTCTCGTGTTAGTGAGTGACTTCATGGCCTATTTCCTGTCGGCTCTTGCCGTGCTGGCTTCCTTGTGCTGGCTGATTGTTCAGATTCGGATCGGCAAGGTTCATCTTCGCCAAATCGTCATCGGCACGGGCTGGCTAATGGGTACGACGGGTGCGGCGAGCTTACTGAGTTGGGGCATCGTATCGGTATTAACACAGATGATGCAACTCGGCAAAACAACGAACAATGACCTGGTTTTTCTCTGGACCGCCTTAGCGTCTGGCTTGTGTGCTCTCGCTGTCTTGATCTTCCGGATGCGGAAACAATCGCTTGCCGAAGCGCTTGCAGGTTTATTGTCATTACTATTGCTGCTGGTGATTGGAAGCACGATCTTTTTCTATGAAATCAGTTACCTATTTACGTTACCGGCACTGGGGATGCTTATTGTCGCCGTTCTGGATCGGTATCCGATCGGCCGAATGATCGCATCGACTGTGCTTGGGGCGGGAATATGGCTGCTGTATGTGCCGGTATGTTGGCTGATTTATGTGCTGCTTATGATACCTGCAATTCCTGTGGCTGTCGCTGTGAGTGTAATTCCGGTTTCTGTTCTTGCGGCATTTTTTGCATCGCAATATAGGTTATCCGCCACGACGCCACTTGCACTCGATAATGAAAATTAA